One genomic window of Mogibacterium diversum includes the following:
- the gpmI gene encoding 2,3-bisphosphoglycerate-independent phosphoglycerate mutase: MIKNRPTMLMILDGYGIREESHGNAIAAAKKPHLDALFAKYPFITLEASGEFVGLPDGQIGNSEVGHTNIGAGNVVLQDLPRINRSISTGEFYNNKVLLESMENSASGHTLHIMGLCSDGGVHSKLEHLYAVLELAKRSGIKDVVVHCFLDGRDVPPRSAMTYLSALEEKFSELGLGRIGVISGRFYAMDRDKRWERLELAYDALTLSEGVKAASPAEAIQISYDKDESDEFVLPTIVDETPIKDGDSVIFINYRPDRAREITRAIVDPDFDGFARKKILSNLVYVCMAEYDASMPNVKVAFPPEVVEPTLGGVVSAAGLTQLRIAETEKYAHVTFFFNGGVEAPVKGEDRILIPSPKVATYDLQPEMSAPLLTEKVLEAIDSDKYDLIILNFANPDMVGHTGVFDAAVSAIETLDGLVQQIVDRVLSKDGQILLTADHGNADYMLDDKDNVVTKHSLSPVPLCHIANEPRAFKVPHGKLADISPTLLTLMGLEVPAGMHGEVLV; the protein is encoded by the coding sequence ATGATTAAAAATAGACCAACAATGCTGATGATTCTCGACGGCTACGGAATCCGCGAAGAATCGCACGGCAACGCTATTGCTGCCGCTAAAAAACCTCATCTCGATGCGCTTTTTGCAAAATACCCGTTCATCACCCTGGAGGCGAGCGGTGAATTCGTCGGACTTCCTGACGGGCAAATCGGCAACTCCGAGGTTGGACACACCAATATAGGTGCCGGAAACGTTGTGCTGCAGGACCTTCCTCGCATCAATAGGTCGATTAGCACTGGCGAATTTTATAACAACAAGGTGCTGCTTGAGTCCATGGAAAATTCCGCTTCAGGCCACACCCTTCACATAATGGGACTATGCTCAGATGGTGGCGTACACAGTAAGCTCGAACACCTCTACGCAGTTCTCGAGCTCGCAAAGCGTTCAGGTATCAAGGATGTAGTGGTTCACTGCTTCCTCGATGGCCGCGACGTACCGCCTCGTAGCGCTATGACCTACCTGAGTGCTCTCGAGGAGAAATTCTCTGAGCTTGGACTAGGCCGAATCGGAGTTATCTCTGGCCGTTTCTATGCTATGGATAGGGATAAGCGCTGGGAGAGACTCGAGCTAGCGTACGACGCACTTACACTTTCTGAAGGGGTCAAGGCAGCTTCTCCTGCTGAAGCGATTCAGATATCATATGACAAGGACGAGTCTGACGAATTCGTGCTCCCAACAATCGTCGATGAAACACCAATCAAAGACGGTGACTCGGTTATATTCATCAACTACAGACCTGACCGTGCACGCGAGATAACTCGTGCTATCGTGGATCCTGATTTTGATGGATTTGCAAGGAAGAAAATTTTATCGAATCTCGTGTACGTGTGCATGGCTGAGTACGATGCGTCGATGCCTAATGTAAAAGTCGCGTTCCCACCAGAAGTCGTTGAACCGACTCTCGGAGGGGTGGTGTCAGCCGCAGGTCTAACGCAGCTCCGCATAGCCGAGACTGAGAAGTACGCACATGTGACATTTTTCTTTAACGGCGGTGTCGAAGCTCCAGTTAAAGGCGAAGACCGCATCTTGATTCCATCTCCGAAGGTGGCTACTTACGATCTTCAGCCAGAGATGAGCGCTCCACTATTGACTGAAAAGGTGCTCGAAGCGATCGACTCGGATAAGTACGACCTCATCATACTAAACTTCGCAAACCCTGACATGGTAGGTCATACAGGAGTTTTCGATGCAGCAGTTAGTGCTATAGAGACGCTTGATGGACTCGTACAGCAGATTGTAGACAGAGTTCTATCTAAGGATGGTCAGATCCTACTCACAGCCGACCATGGAAATGCTGACTACATGCTGGATGATAAGGATAATGTTGTGACTAAGCACTCGCTATCACCAGTTCCGCTGTGCCATATCGCAAACGAGCCTAGAGCCTTCAAAGTACCCCATGGCAAGCTGGCAGATATATCGCCAACACTTCTGACACTCATGGGACTCGAGGTCCCGGCGGGTATGCACGGCGAAGTACTAGTTTAG
- a CDS encoding UvrD-helicase domain-containing protein — translation MADVRFTPDQQRAIDTIDKSILVSAAAGSGKTAVLVERIINIIVQGKADVDRMLVVTFTNAAASEMRLKLTKAINKEIKAAKTSDPERSERLRQQLGKMYRSYISTVHSFCNRVIKEFFYLTDLEPNFKICDSLKAEIMKMEAIEEVFEQGFEEDNFIEGGSFREFLDRYSKERDDKGLMQELVKAYADLRSMPDYFEWSERMAEKLRIPESGDYRDSDLYRELWADARKVVDDALHEALGLQEYLIALNLPNTAAKLDSEIGAFQTLADAIKSICDRGELAKGAEEVVSKVFQNPIFGKFAGGKGETEVYKSVSADCKARRDTYKNNFQNFFKEYNFAELKTLFEEQAETYKYTMYYLALLKEFERIYSAKKRDQGVIDYGDMEHITAGILKNEEARKVLRERFEFIFVDEYQDVNTLQEFLIGSVAREDNVFKVGDVKQSIYKFRQAEPHIFEETSRAYKDELNEHAIQINLNKNFRSNGATIDYINYVFQDLMDGYDDDEKLYQGLTGHPEYNLKPEVHLLLTEMDDSSEGESSDTSYTPRGSQLVDIEGPVAGTLDESAEEIKALSKAEIEAIHVADIVSSIIGTEFYDGKSGKVRRATPRDIAILLRSTKNKSDMYYKSLMSKSISSHISDDGGYFDTVEVAVAMAILKIVDNMHQDIPLISVLRSEVFGFTPEQLAEIRAFARENQIAEAKEREGDVQYQRQSYCDALLLYSANGSDDSLKSRVNEALATIEKWRVHSKMMQLDDYIWYLLEDSNYYMYAGAMYGGRQRQANLRALVERAGAFRMSSIASLSSYISYLEVLRTKNVEMGQPSMVSEEDDVVRIMTIHKSKGLEFPFVIVAGMGNQLNYSSGIKGFQFDNELGIALAYVNPDEHYWRRTLMQKKITAKIREDEYQEQLRVLYVAMTRAREKLYLVGCEKTDEFVLDDIRSRTSYFKIMGKLCDSGQYNEYTSTDMHEVKMPSLPRGANNFLTTDKIPMDTELSEEYEEVKRRLDYEYAYKDDLNTKAKYSVSELNKEAKDRESYKGKIEDRNTRIERLASADAASIGTAYHRIMEFVDFKKAVNEAGECDKSYIAERAETLKGNGAISEPVFKALDLGKVYAFFETEIGTRACAAAREGLLSKEKPFTLRVERRGKSVLVQGIIDCYFSDGDGLVLVDYKSNRLSYKDREADIERIKEEYREQISLYKRALEEGTGLSVKEAYLYLLDKSITISML, via the coding sequence ATGGCAGACGTCAGATTTACGCCTGATCAGCAAAGGGCAATCGATACTATCGACAAAAGCATTCTCGTATCGGCCGCAGCTGGTTCCGGCAAGACGGCAGTGCTCGTTGAGCGCATCATCAATATCATAGTTCAGGGTAAGGCGGATGTTGACCGCATGCTTGTCGTGACTTTTACCAATGCCGCGGCATCCGAGATGAGGCTAAAACTGACTAAAGCGATTAACAAGGAAATCAAGGCAGCTAAAACTTCTGACCCCGAGAGATCAGAGAGGCTCAGGCAGCAGCTCGGTAAGATGTATAGGTCGTACATATCGACGGTACATAGCTTTTGTAACCGAGTTATCAAGGAATTTTTCTACCTGACTGACCTCGAGCCGAACTTCAAGATATGTGATAGCCTCAAGGCTGAAATCATGAAGATGGAAGCTATCGAAGAGGTGTTTGAACAGGGATTTGAAGAGGATAATTTTATAGAAGGGGGCTCATTTCGTGAGTTTTTAGACCGCTATAGTAAGGAGCGAGATGATAAGGGGTTAATGCAGGAGCTCGTCAAAGCATACGCGGATCTCAGGAGCATGCCAGATTATTTTGAATGGTCTGAGCGCATGGCTGAGAAGCTTCGCATACCGGAGAGCGGCGACTACCGAGATAGCGATTTATATAGAGAGCTGTGGGCAGATGCAAGGAAGGTCGTGGATGATGCCCTTCACGAAGCACTTGGATTGCAGGAGTATCTGATCGCACTTAATTTGCCCAATACGGCAGCGAAGCTTGACTCCGAGATAGGTGCCTTTCAGACTTTGGCAGATGCTATCAAGTCTATTTGTGATAGAGGAGAGCTGGCTAAAGGTGCTGAAGAGGTTGTTTCTAAGGTTTTCCAAAATCCTATTTTCGGTAAGTTTGCTGGCGGAAAGGGAGAAACAGAGGTATATAAGTCGGTATCTGCTGATTGTAAGGCTAGAAGAGATACATATAAGAACAACTTCCAGAATTTCTTTAAGGAATACAATTTTGCAGAGCTCAAGACTTTATTCGAAGAGCAGGCGGAAACGTACAAATATACGATGTATTATTTGGCGCTACTCAAGGAATTTGAGCGCATTTATAGTGCCAAGAAGAGAGACCAGGGTGTTATCGACTACGGTGACATGGAACATATAACCGCAGGTATTCTCAAGAATGAAGAGGCAAGGAAGGTGCTCCGTGAACGGTTCGAATTTATATTCGTTGATGAATATCAGGACGTGAATACTCTGCAGGAATTCCTAATTGGCAGTGTAGCTCGAGAAGATAACGTGTTCAAGGTAGGGGACGTCAAGCAGAGCATTTATAAGTTCAGGCAGGCTGAGCCTCATATATTTGAGGAGACATCTAGGGCGTATAAAGACGAGCTTAATGAGCATGCAATTCAGATAAATCTCAACAAAAACTTCCGCAGCAACGGAGCCACGATTGACTACATCAACTATGTATTTCAAGATTTGATGGATGGCTATGACGATGACGAGAAGCTATATCAAGGACTTACGGGGCATCCTGAATATAACCTTAAGCCAGAGGTGCACCTGCTTCTAACTGAAATGGATGATTCAAGCGAAGGGGAGAGCTCAGATACAAGTTATACACCTCGAGGTTCTCAGCTGGTCGATATAGAAGGACCTGTAGCTGGCACTTTAGACGAGTCTGCTGAAGAAATCAAAGCTCTGTCCAAAGCAGAGATAGAAGCGATTCATGTTGCGGATATTGTCAGCAGTATCATCGGTACGGAATTCTACGATGGCAAGAGCGGCAAGGTTAGAAGAGCAACTCCTAGAGATATAGCCATACTGCTCCGTTCTACTAAGAATAAATCAGACATGTATTATAAGTCGCTGATGAGCAAGAGCATCTCATCCCATATCTCCGATGATGGTGGATATTTTGACACGGTTGAAGTAGCTGTTGCTATGGCGATACTTAAAATTGTTGATAACATGCATCAGGATATACCGCTCATATCCGTGCTCAGGTCAGAGGTGTTCGGGTTTACCCCAGAGCAGCTTGCTGAGATAAGAGCCTTTGCAAGAGAGAATCAGATTGCGGAAGCGAAGGAAAGAGAAGGGGATGTGCAGTACCAGAGGCAGTCATACTGCGATGCATTGCTTTTATACAGTGCAAATGGCAGTGACGATAGTTTAAAGTCCCGTGTAAATGAGGCACTCGCGACCATCGAGAAATGGCGTGTGCACAGCAAGATGATGCAGCTCGATGATTACATTTGGTACCTACTAGAAGATTCCAATTATTACATGTACGCAGGTGCTATGTATGGCGGCAGGCAGAGGCAGGCTAACCTAAGAGCGCTTGTCGAGAGGGCTGGAGCTTTTAGGATGTCGAGTATTGCCTCACTCAGCAGCTACATAAGCTATCTTGAGGTATTAAGGACCAAGAACGTAGAGATGGGACAGCCATCAATGGTCAGCGAGGAAGATGATGTTGTCAGGATAATGACCATCCATAAGAGTAAGGGACTCGAGTTTCCGTTCGTAATCGTAGCAGGCATGGGCAATCAGCTCAATTATTCGTCTGGCATCAAAGGCTTCCAATTCGACAACGAGCTTGGAATCGCCTTGGCGTACGTCAACCCAGACGAGCATTACTGGCGTAGAACGCTGATGCAGAAGAAGATAACAGCCAAGATTCGTGAGGATGAGTATCAGGAGCAACTTAGAGTCTTGTACGTTGCGATGACACGTGCTAGGGAAAAGCTATATCTTGTCGGCTGTGAGAAGACAGATGAGTTTGTGCTTGATGATATTCGCTCTAGAACTAGTTATTTTAAGATCATGGGAAAGCTTTGTGACTCTGGGCAATATAACGAGTATACCTCTACTGATATGCATGAAGTTAAGATGCCGTCGCTTCCACGAGGGGCAAATAATTTCTTGACCACTGATAAGATTCCGATGGATACCGAGCTAAGTGAAGAATATGAAGAGGTTAAGAGGCGTCTCGACTATGAGTATGCATATAAGGATGATCTTAATACCAAGGCGAAGTACTCCGTTAGTGAGCTTAATAAGGAAGCCAAGGATAGGGAGTCTTATAAGGGCAAAATAGAAGATAGAAATACAAGAATTGAGAGGCTAGCTAGCGCCGATGCAGCGAGCATTGGAACTGCTTATCACAGAATTATGGAGTTTGTGGATTTCAAGAAGGCAGTAAACGAAGCTGGTGAGTGCGATAAGTCTTATATAGCCGAAAGAGCTGAGACGCTTAAGGGGAATGGTGCTATCTCCGAACCAGTGTTTAAAGCTTTGGATCTTGGAAAGGTATATGCGTTCTTTGAGACTGAAATAGGAACGCGGGCTTGTGCAGCAGCTAGAGAGGGCTTGCTATCTAAGGAAAAACCTTTTACATTAAGGGTAGAACGAAGGGGTAAAAGTGTACTGGTTCAGGGTATCATCGATTGCTACTTTAGTGATGGAGATGGACTGGTTCTGGTTGACTACAAGAGTAACAGACTTAGCTACAAGGATAGAGAAGCTGACATTGAGCGCATAAAGGAAGAGTATCGGGAGCAGATAAGTCTCTACAAGCGTGCTCTCGAGGAAGGTACGGGACTAAGTGTTAAGGAAGCATATCTGTATCTGCTAGATAAATCAATTACTATATCAATGTTATAA
- a CDS encoding pyridoxamine 5'-phosphate oxidase family protein — translation MFRNLRNEKKAISEEAAKKLLKEAPRGVLAVNGDDDYPYAIPVNYLYDEHKGRIYFHSLRGGYKVECMERCDRVCFTVYGNEQIREEAWAPFVQSAVVFGKCHPIEDREEMFEVLKNFALKYYPSEELVHREIKATGHAVQMYEIEIEHMTGKEVQEK, via the coding sequence ATGTTCAGAAACCTTAGAAATGAGAAAAAAGCTATTTCAGAAGAGGCTGCAAAGAAGCTGCTAAAAGAAGCCCCAAGGGGAGTTTTAGCAGTGAATGGCGACGATGATTATCCGTATGCGATCCCCGTCAACTATCTGTACGATGAACACAAAGGTCGTATCTACTTCCATAGCCTGCGTGGAGGATATAAGGTAGAGTGTATGGAGAGATGTGACAGGGTATGCTTTACCGTATATGGAAATGAGCAGATCAGGGAAGAGGCGTGGGCACCGTTTGTACAGAGTGCGGTTGTGTTCGGAAAGTGCCATCCAATTGAAGATAGAGAAGAGATGTTTGAGGTGCTGAAAAACTTCGCTCTAAAATACTATCCAAGCGAGGAACTCGTGCACCGCGAGATAAAAGCAACTGGCCATGCTGTGCAGATGTACGAGATTGAGATTGAGCATATGACTGGTAAAGAAGTGCAAGAGAAATAA
- a CDS encoding SHIRT domain-containing protein, with translation MEYIKKRSILLVAILVLSMVLGSISIVSAASRTQDVYKSYDMSVKSGSSAYGYTDGNKWSAVYEKVLGTNGTTLTPIWYSADGSNYYPVEVSRVYQSGGYVYTFKANGAVLYTGQNAVMNPAIIAKLYDKKLTKTIYSGTETVSNQTFNGPVEVEAGANITFDNVKFNNGLTTYGVSNVSNSSFTDSTAVNRGSGKTYIADTHFGHTASSSSFYGQTSSVVGVKLKSNRLSDAVKGKAYAELLSFPDFSYTYYPSSYSARVTAKMHYDTVSIVGALPSGLAASAANYDATAEKTDVNITGTPTAEGIDQLFDINFTEGVSKLNITIPMLINVNAYSVEYMIVGDTPSGYMAPSTVTGVGYGETVTLEAAPNSISGQKNGVNGTWEFSGWSTDRNNISTTKVTTVNVTQNTVVYGQWIFKADSTSSATVTPASGNSSRNSAPAANTVSKHKVHRHGPKTGDSNDIGGYLLVLGVASAMLAVVSKRKAN, from the coding sequence ATGGAGTATATCAAGAAGAGAAGTATATTGCTCGTAGCAATTCTTGTGCTCAGCATGGTTCTTGGAAGCATCAGCATAGTTTCAGCAGCAAGCAGAACACAGGATGTGTACAAGTCTTATGATATGTCTGTAAAATCTGGAAGCAGTGCATATGGGTATACTGACGGAAATAAGTGGAGTGCAGTATATGAGAAGGTTCTAGGAACTAATGGCACAACGCTTACACCGATATGGTATTCGGCTGATGGTTCTAACTATTACCCAGTAGAGGTATCCAGAGTTTATCAGTCTGGTGGATATGTATACACGTTCAAGGCCAATGGAGCAGTTCTATACACGGGTCAAAATGCAGTTATGAATCCTGCAATTATCGCAAAACTTTATGATAAGAAACTTACTAAGACTATATACAGCGGAACAGAAACTGTTTCAAATCAGACATTTAACGGACCTGTTGAGGTAGAAGCTGGAGCAAATATCACTTTTGACAACGTAAAGTTCAACAATGGTCTCACTACCTATGGAGTATCTAATGTTTCGAACAGTTCGTTTACTGATAGCACGGCTGTCAATAGAGGTAGTGGTAAGACTTATATAGCAGACACACATTTCGGCCACACCGCTAGCTCATCGAGCTTCTACGGACAGACTTCATCCGTAGTTGGAGTAAAGCTGAAGAGCAACCGCCTTTCAGACGCAGTAAAGGGCAAGGCATATGCTGAACTTCTTTCGTTCCCTGATTTTTCTTATACCTATTACCCAAGCTCGTATAGTGCAAGGGTAACTGCCAAGATGCATTATGACACAGTTAGTATCGTTGGTGCACTTCCAAGTGGTCTTGCAGCAAGCGCTGCAAACTATGATGCTACAGCTGAGAAGACAGATGTTAATATAACCGGGACACCTACGGCAGAGGGAATAGATCAACTATTCGATATTAATTTTACAGAAGGCGTTTCGAAACTAAATATCACGATTCCAATGTTAATTAATGTTAACGCATATAGCGTAGAGTATATGATTGTCGGAGATACCCCAAGTGGATACATGGCTCCAAGCACTGTAACTGGTGTAGGGTACGGCGAGACAGTTACACTTGAGGCGGCACCAAATAGCATTTCTGGACAAAAGAATGGCGTTAACGGCACATGGGAATTTTCCGGCTGGTCGACAGACAGAAACAATATAAGCACTACAAAGGTCACTACGGTAAATGTAACTCAGAACACTGTAGTATATGGGCAGTGGATATTTAAAGCAGATAGCACTTCTTCAGCTACTGTTACACCTGCTTCGGGAAACTCTAGCAGAAACAGTGCTCCTGCAGCCAATACCGTAAGCAAGCATAAGGTTCATAGACATGGACCAAAGACGGGTGATAGCAATGATATCGGCGGATACTTGCTAGTGCTCGGAGTTGCTTCGGCGATGTTAGCGGTCGTTTCAAAGCGCAAGGCTAACTAG
- a CDS encoding ankyrin repeat domain-containing protein, whose protein sequence is MIEIKDIGKFESVPEIVSDIANGDVNALEEQLSKGWDINEEIVLSKYTRLLPLNLALMMNKSKSIKWLAEHGANLNDEDNPSFLTAVRYSDEETIRYLVSQGADVNAVNSVETEAFEQAIFGERLDNLALIDELGHTVKKYGGAAFRNCLDKRNYDIVEFFIKNGVDINYNKPDSIYPFKPTPLCVAARYVDFEMCKYLVEHGADVTITEKDGMRPYSIALEKGDDEMAEYFKGLEPAEFHSLHNKVDELKAYKLPKAMIDLLQSDNLHFELPNCDFGYIDFFELTETIPMKIGRRKVLRISKSTGDYSDIYVVWNPKTKKVAVYDVEHEELKDLCGCKDFIDDMAGHLQRVLEGEL, encoded by the coding sequence ATGATAGAGATTAAAGACATCGGGAAATTTGAATCCGTACCAGAGATCGTAAGTGACATTGCAAATGGTGATGTAAATGCCTTAGAAGAACAGCTATCTAAGGGGTGGGACATCAATGAAGAGATAGTGCTTAGTAAGTACACGAGGCTTTTGCCACTTAACCTAGCTCTTATGATGAATAAATCCAAATCTATCAAGTGGTTAGCTGAACACGGAGCAAATCTAAACGATGAAGATAATCCAAGTTTTCTTACCGCAGTTAGGTACTCTGATGAGGAAACCATCAGATATCTGGTTTCTCAAGGCGCTGATGTCAATGCTGTTAACTCGGTAGAGACTGAAGCGTTTGAACAAGCTATCTTCGGAGAGAGGCTAGATAACCTAGCTCTAATCGATGAACTCGGTCATACAGTTAAGAAGTACGGTGGGGCAGCGTTTAGAAATTGCCTTGACAAGAGAAATTACGATATTGTTGAGTTTTTTATAAAAAACGGCGTCGATATAAACTATAATAAGCCCGATTCTATTTACCCGTTCAAGCCGACACCGCTCTGTGTAGCAGCGAGGTACGTTGATTTTGAGATGTGTAAATACCTCGTAGAACACGGTGCAGATGTGACTATTACAGAAAAAGATGGCATGAGACCGTACAGCATCGCTCTTGAGAAGGGTGATGACGAGATGGCGGAGTACTTTAAGGGGCTGGAACCAGCCGAGTTCCACAGTCTTCATAACAAGGTGGACGAACTGAAAGCTTACAAGCTTCCTAAGGCGATGATTGATTTGCTGCAAAGTGATAATCTGCATTTCGAACTTCCAAATTGTGATTTCGGTTACATCGACTTTTTTGAGCTCACCGAAACGATTCCTATGAAGATTGGTAGGCGTAAAGTGCTTAGGATATCTAAGTCAACTGGAGATTATAGCGATATATACGTAGTCTGGAATCCTAAGACTAAGAAGGTTGCCGTTTACGATGTTGAACACGAGGAACTGAAGGATCTATGTGGATGCAAGGATTTTATAGATGATATGGCAGGGCATCTGCAGAGAGTTCTGGAGGGAGAGCTATAA
- a CDS encoding SMI1/KNR4 family protein: MNIVDKSKEIVKYICENFEEWDLDDPIEEGNIDDYETVIGATEEELKSFEEAFEVELPESFKELYRYKNGSGYMCALPCAIGERDMTFCLMSLERITSSKGYFQNKDALLADYPDFFSAQDIERLSDGRIKPYLFNKRWFPFAEYCDSCYLMLDMNPGDDGKVGQIICYIHDPDEVVYVAPSLEELISEVYEETCS; this comes from the coding sequence ATGAATATAGTTGATAAGTCTAAGGAAATCGTAAAGTACATATGTGAGAACTTCGAAGAATGGGATTTGGATGACCCGATTGAAGAAGGAAATATCGATGACTATGAGACTGTGATTGGCGCAACGGAAGAAGAACTCAAGTCATTTGAAGAGGCTTTTGAAGTTGAGCTACCAGAGTCTTTTAAAGAGCTGTACAGATACAAGAATGGCAGTGGCTATATGTGCGCGTTACCATGCGCAATAGGTGAGCGCGATATGACGTTTTGCCTAATGAGCCTTGAGCGGATAACGAGTAGCAAGGGGTATTTTCAAAACAAGGATGCGCTTCTTGCTGACTATCCCGATTTCTTCTCAGCTCAAGATATTGAGCGCCTTAGTGATGGCAGAATTAAGCCGTATCTGTTCAACAAGAGATGGTTCCCATTCGCGGAGTACTGTGACAGCTGCTATCTGATGCTGGATATGAATCCTGGAGACGATGGGAAAGTCGGGCAGATAATTTGCTATATTCACGATCCTGACGAAGTGGTGTACGTGGCACCTAGCCTTGAGGAACTCATTTCTGAGGTTTATGAGGAGACGTGTTCATAG
- a CDS encoding sortase: MKASIRYSRSAALVLAFLLSLMMMMPPNMAYAATKYTATGTETAAQLTAIIDGTTTDAAGNKYDVVEFPAGTYNYNMTAPIHIRRAVTIKADAGANVTLTGGDFRGYANSNTTFTGAGSFLLKNPNTYGIWSNDPSVKFNFDHTNFTIDGAPGFGFYALLGGNTTNIKGGTFVVKNCANTGNEGGIEVDGATFNVSDGAQMTIENNGNGTFGDLYMNGKMNVSGANTKVTINETRATARGYGMVIPTSGHLNIDGATFEINTTTAGRGLNAGNNAADTVNIENGGKLLIKANGGLANSGIRRAKVTLNDTSVLKVEGYKYALDGSVLVTKGKPHVTLNGTTEDNGSTPVFTGGTNGSIIMGGSVLEDYSDHVVDGALTATAGGSQVATQPVNTAGEALTRFDIRGLSNKTINIAADPDNAAHPAYTYSVGANHGGTAYVWAPAVNVKFWETKEAFDNNDAAKLIKTLTTIRGNNLKLVGATMPEAPTAPAGKVFSHWVNADTGEVFDVNTSLTKSVTNVYPVYKVPTVKKVVKVHKKGPKTGDAENIPFYAGMLAGTIVALGATLKLKRRA; the protein is encoded by the coding sequence ATGAAAGCTTCAATACGTTATAGCAGGAGTGCAGCACTTGTCTTAGCATTCTTGTTATCATTAATGATGATGATGCCACCTAATATGGCATATGCTGCTACTAAGTACACTGCAACAGGAACTGAGACTGCAGCTCAGCTAACTGCTATCATCGACGGTACAACCACAGATGCTGCAGGCAACAAGTATGATGTAGTTGAATTTCCGGCAGGAACATACAATTACAATATGACTGCGCCAATTCACATCAGAAGAGCTGTAACAATCAAGGCGGATGCAGGTGCAAACGTAACGCTAACTGGTGGAGATTTTAGAGGATATGCTAACTCCAATACAACGTTTACTGGAGCAGGCTCTTTCCTTCTCAAGAATCCAAATACTTACGGTATCTGGTCTAATGATCCATCTGTAAAGTTCAATTTTGACCACACAAACTTTACTATCGATGGCGCTCCAGGATTCGGATTCTATGCTCTATTAGGTGGAAACACTACCAACATTAAGGGTGGAACATTTGTCGTTAAGAACTGTGCAAATACAGGAAACGAAGGTGGAATCGAAGTTGACGGAGCTACCTTCAACGTGTCGGATGGCGCACAGATGACAATTGAAAACAACGGAAATGGTACCTTTGGAGACCTATACATGAACGGCAAGATGAATGTAAGCGGCGCAAACACAAAGGTTACAATCAACGAGACAAGAGCAACAGCTAGAGGATACGGAATGGTAATCCCAACCTCTGGACACCTCAACATAGACGGAGCTACTTTTGAAATCAATACAACAACTGCAGGTAGAGGTCTTAACGCAGGAAATAACGCAGCTGATACAGTTAATATAGAGAACGGCGGAAAACTGCTCATCAAGGCTAATGGCGGACTTGCAAATAGCGGTATTCGAAGAGCGAAGGTTACGTTAAATGACACAAGCGTTCTCAAAGTCGAGGGCTATAAGTATGCGTTAGACGGAAGTGTTCTCGTAACTAAAGGTAAGCCACATGTAACGCTTAACGGAACAACAGAGGATAATGGGTCAACACCTGTATTTACGGGAGGAACAAACGGATCAATTATCATGGGTGGATCGGTGCTCGAAGACTACAGTGATCATGTTGTAGATGGGGCTCTTACAGCAACAGCTGGAGGAAGCCAGGTAGCTACACAGCCTGTAAATACAGCTGGCGAGGCGCTCACGCGTTTTGATATCAGGGGGCTATCTAATAAGACTATAAACATTGCAGCAGATCCAGACAACGCAGCACATCCTGCATACACATATAGCGTGGGTGCAAATCATGGTGGAACGGCTTACGTATGGGCTCCTGCAGTAAATGTGAAGTTCTGGGAGACAAAGGAAGCGTTCGATAACAACGATGCTGCTAAGCTCATCAAGACTCTGACAACTATCCGTGGCAACAATCTCAAACTGGTTGGGGCAACTATGCCTGAAGCGCCAACTGCGCCAGCAGGAAAGGTGTTCTCACACTGGGTAAATGCAGATACCGGCGAGGTTTTCGATGTGAACACATCTCTCACCAAGAGCGTGACAAACGTATACCCAGTTTATAAGGTGCCAACAGTTAAGAAGGTAGTTAAGGTTCACAAGAAAGGCCCTAAGACAGGCGATGCAGAGAACATTCCATTCTATGCAGGTATGCTTGCTGGAACAATCGTTGCTCTAGGTGCTACACTGAAGCTTAAGCGCAGAGCGTAG